In Sandaracinaceae bacterium, a genomic segment contains:
- a CDS encoding ECF-type sigma factor, which yields MSEQPADDPRPPREARWDGAAYQRLRQIAHGFFRGLPESQTLQATALVHEAYVKLAEHDLDGLTDHAHFVSLGARTMRQVLVDHFRRNGALKRGGDRTKVTLKDVPFATTTSPEDLLALDTAVDTLTQLNPRGATVVELKFFCGLTTEEIASQLGVSTASVEREWRRARAWLRTRLDADLA from the coding sequence ATGAGCGAGCAGCCGGCAGACGACCCGAGGCCGCCGCGCGAGGCGCGCTGGGACGGCGCCGCCTACCAGCGGCTGAGGCAGATCGCGCACGGGTTCTTCCGCGGCCTGCCCGAGAGCCAGACCCTTCAGGCCACCGCGCTCGTGCACGAGGCCTACGTGAAGCTGGCCGAGCACGATCTCGATGGCCTCACCGATCACGCCCACTTCGTCTCGCTCGGAGCGCGCACGATGCGACAGGTGCTCGTCGACCACTTTCGCCGGAACGGAGCGCTCAAGCGCGGCGGTGATCGCACGAAGGTCACCCTGAAGGACGTCCCCTTCGCCACCACCACCTCGCCCGAGGACCTCCTCGCGCTCGACACCGCGGTGGACACGCTGACGCAACTGAACCCGCGCGGCGCGACGGTGGTGGAGCTGAAGTTCTTCTGTGGGCTCACCACGGAGGAGATCGCGAGCCAGCTAGGCGTCTCGACCGCGTCGGTCGAGCGAGAGTGGCGCCGCGCCCGAGCGTGGCTGCGCACACGGCTCGACGCGGATCTCGCGTAG